Below is a window of Acropora muricata isolate sample 2 unplaced genomic scaffold, ASM3666990v1 scaffold_334, whole genome shotgun sequence DNA.
tctacatcgaacgcgtaataacacctcttgaccgcaaattcaattaaccgaaacgaaacgaaatttgcataaaaaatcgtattttaaacccaagccaaaccttgtaacttcgatctgcacatattctgtttatgactaatactttattagctctacttagcaaacgactgagcgattactgcctaaaaatctatggaaacattttttgatagcaaactaattgtttttgaagaaaatttgcataatgcaaatacttctatgtcacgcaagacatgacgtctatactgctcgaacaacctgccgcctgggttttgcggtggcccttcgtgcgacaggacgatgataattatgccttatacgttgataagtcctgccaccgggttttggtgtgtggcccatggggtgacaggatagtcatgaaccgtcatttattgtatttattcatgttgaaaatttgacctaatcttgcgttacattgtagacaactcctgccaccgggttttggagtgtggcccatgagatgacaggatagtcatgccatttaaaatagttatccatgttgaaatatgacctaatctaacgctaaattgtaaacaactcctgccaccaggGTTTGGGGGGCCCATAAGGTGACGGGATAGCAATGAATTGAACCAATATCATGCCACATCATAAACATAACCTGCCACCAGGGCTTTGGGTAGGGCCCATCAGGTGACAGGATAGTAACGAACCGTtatttattgttgaaatttgtaataatcTCGCGCCATATTGTAAACAAGCCCTGTCACCAGGGTTTGGCAGAGCCCATAAGGTGACAGGATAACGCTGAAACTTTGTTGAAATTTGTGACAACTGAATGCAAATGACTTATCTAGAGAAATTGATGATTGTGAAACTTaagcaatgaaataataattgccaataaatacagccctttggggctttttagatataaaaaaaaaaaaaaaaaccggttctcgtccgatcaccgaagttaagctctgtcgggcggggttagtacttggatgggtgaccgcctgggaataccccgtgtcgtaggcttccttgttttgtcccctgccatcacccgacatttaaagtgcacctaacccctaattttttttttcgctgtaaGAAATCTTCATGCTTTGGTGAGTATTTCTTCAAAGAATTGTTCGATTTGGTCAAATCCTTGAATTTTCATGCCCCGTTGAAGTACGGAAAAACGCACTAAAATCACCACCATTTTGGCTCACGGCCGTGTTTCAAGGATCAAGGGTCTGGTGACTGCTGTGACGTCACTTCGAGAACCCAACAATCTGTATTTCGCGCTATTTCGCACAGTTCACTTGTTAGGTCAGGAAGGTTAGATCGAAATTGGTCGCAAATATGCCGCACAGATGTGTAGTTGGAGGTTGTAGTAACATCAGAAGCTTGGAGAAAGGAATAGGGCTCCATACGATACCGTTTTACGGCGATGAGCGTCCAGAGGCGAAGAAACGAAGAAAGAGATGGATAGATTTTGTGAGACTAAAACGTGCTCAGTGGGAGCCAACGAAGAGTTCCGTGATATGCTCGAAGCATTTCAAGCCAGATGATTTTGTTCGCAACTACACGTTGTTGAAGGACCAAGAAGCTCCATCAATTCCGTATTTAGAGCGAGACAGCTTTGGAATTACCGCTTTCCCGACAGTTCATACTGGGGTAAATGTAGCGGAGGACGAACAACCCTTGAGTAATCGAGGCAAAAGAATGGTGAGATATTTCACAATTACTAAGTCTCTGTCCTGTCGTTTTAGGAATATGTTGATAATCCCTTGTCTAATCAAGCCTTAAAAATTATGTACATATCTTCGTTTCTAGGCTATTAAAGCAGCGATGGCAAAGTATAAGGAATCTTCCAAGACTTCGACAGTGGAGACCGACGAACCAGATCCCAAAGTGCTAAAGCTGACTGCTAGTGTCGATCTAGAAGACCACAGCACTGAAGATATACATGTACCCCAAGCTGACATCTCGAGCGCAGAAGAAGAATGCTCAATCGAATGCTCCAGTTGCTCAGTGTACAAGCAAGAAAATTGGCAGTTGCAAAATAGATTGAGCACTTCAAAGGAAGAAATCAGGCAGCtgaagaataaattgaaaaCATCGAGAGATAATTTGAAGAGTCGAAGGAAGGAACAGCGGAATTGGCGAAGAAAAGGTATAGAAATGATtatattcgatttttttttgctttatgcttgatgattatttttttaaaaggcTATGCAAAGAATATATTTGTGATCCAGGGTTTATTTCTGttcatttttaaaaaatccGTTTGAAAACATTaccatcattattattgtcattattatagTGTAAAGATATCTGaaatttcttgccttttagAAAAAAAGCTACAATTGTTTGAAGCCCAAAGCCTGCATATCACAGATTCTACTGAAGATGTGGAAGCTGATAAGCCAAATATTGAAGTTGACGAAGAGGATGAAGATCTGGATGGGTTAGATGAAGTGGAAGTGGAGGACCAGGCTGAATCAGGCTCATTGTACACAAGTCAGACAGAAACTGAGACAGAAACAGAGACGGAAGATGAAAACGGAGAGAAACCCAAAGGGTTAGAGTATAATTGACGCGAAGCTTTTTGTGGTTATTACCATTATTAGTGTTATAAAATAGTATTACTAtggttattattaattatttatttctatttagCCACAATAATTGTCACCACTATATACATTGCAGTCACATGTacatgttcaaaatttcaaaatgctgaaaaaaaatcaactaacCTATTTTGATGGGATTAGGAAAAATTCCCTAGTTTACAGTGATTGCACATAACTAGTATGGGCCAAATTTCATGATATCTtgctcttttaatttttttttattataatttatcttcTGTTTACAGGTTGTCAGTAAAGGACAAAAATATTCGCTCAGAACCCAAGCACATTGTCTTCTTGTCCCAGTTATTGCTTCTGTTCAAATTTTGTCACATATGCAAGGCTGACAACCCAACAGTTGAGACAAGGGAGATTGGCACAGAGGCAGTTGTGAAAACCTCCTGCAATAATCCAGAATGCATGAAGCAGAGTACCTGGTATAGTCAGCCACTAATACCAGGCTCTCGCATCCCTGCAGGCAACTTTCTTCTTTGCTTATGCATTCTTCTTACCGGAGGATCAGCCACCAAAGTCCTTCAGATGTTCAAACACATGGGTCTTGGCTGTCTCTCTCttggcacattcttcaaataCCAAAGGGTATGTAGATTTTTAGAatgcttttattattatcatttttttatttcttgtggaACATCCTGTAACTTCAGTTTACATTGCACGTTTGTTTACGAGAAAACTTAcactttctttgtctttttagACCAAACTGTTTCCAACCATTCATCTCTACTGGCAAAATTACCAAAACAAAATGCTTTCAAGGCTGAAGGACCTCAGTGGTGGAGTTACCATTGCAGGGGACGGCAGGCATGATAGCATGGGCCATAGTGCCAAATTTGGAGCCTACACTATCTTCTGCTGCACCATCCCGATGATAATACATTTCGCCCTCGTTCAGGTAAAGTAACTCTGTGTCTCTTTTTTACTGTCTTTTACTTTAGTTTAGTGTTAGTCATCCCATGTTACATCACTGCTAGAAGACTGATATCTCGACAAGTTTCTTCCTTGCTATTCATCCATAACCAGTCAGAataaagtcaatttttttttcgttttcttttttaattttgtttatttgcttATATTCTAATAGAGAAATCAAGCAGGTAGCAGCACGGCAATGGAATTTATGGCCTTCAAACAGTGCATGAACTACTTGATTGGTTATGGCCTACTCATCACAACATTCATTTCAGACAGGCATGTGTCCATTGCCAGCCACATGAAGAAAGTTCTTACCGGAATTATTCACTACTTTGACATCTGGCATCTAAAGAAAAGTAAGTTAGACTGATTTGAAAGGGTTTTTGTTCCATTTTCCAATGTGTCTCTCTCAGGTTCATGATCTGGTGAGGAGTTATAGATAATAAGGTTGAAATGTGTGAGAATTATATTcatgttttccttttcttttttttttttgaacagaaataCGAAAAGTTCTGTCAAAAATCTCCAAAGAAAAAGGTTGCGAAGTGTTGGGTGAATGGATTAAGCCCTGCGAGAAACACCTTCATTGGAGTGCCACTTCAACATTTAGTGGTAATGGAAGGGTCATTTGGGCAAAATTTAAAAGCTTCTTGAGTCATGTTGTGAATAAACATACAGGCCTTGAAGATCCATTATTTAACAAATGTGCCCATGGAGTCATTGAACCAAGGAAATGGTTAAAAGTTGGTATGTTCTGTATTCAGTTGTGTATAgcatacatgacagtgttctgAAAAACTGTTGGATTTCAGCTTTTGGTAAGACTTGCAGATTTTGCCTTTCACTTGCATACCAGGCCCATAAGTGGAGGTATTTCTTTCCCTACAGGTACTGTTGTATATGACAAACTATCTGCAGCCTTGACAAATAATGCCTTGGTAAAGGGAATCAAGCAAGCCTCACCCCTTGCCCAAACCAGCTGTTTGGAAGGTTTCCATTCAGTCCTCAATCACTTCGCGCCAAAGATGATAGCTTATTCTTACATCGGCATGTACTGCAGGTAGGCTTGTTGATCTCTTGACTTATATTATACTCATGTCATTATCAGAAAGCTACAGtatcaatattaaattttttaattttatcaacAGAAGGTAAACCTGTGACCTAATACATTCATTACACTAGACCTTTTTACAGAAGTGTATAGAAGGTCATATAGAGTCAACTCCTCCCCTCCCCTGTCACTGATGCTTCtctaaaatttaatgtcaatattattatttaaaatcttCAGGCATATTTTAGCTGCTGTCCATTTCAACTTCAATTTACAAAGAGAAGTGAAACATCGAAGCAAAGATGGAGTGGAAAGGGTCAGAGTGTCTTACCCAAAATTTAAGAATGGAGAGGCAACTGTTCGAGATGTAAGAATCACACCAAACTTTGGTAAGAGTGAGGGTTACTTAAAATGAGCACAAGTTCATGCTGATACACTTTTTAACAAAGTCCTCTGTTTGCGATTTTCACAGATTATGTAGAGGAAATATTCCAAACTTTCATGAAAGCAAGCAAAGACAATTTGAAGGATGCTGCCACAAAGCTGCAAGAGGAGACCCCTGCCCCCATGAATACAATGCTGGAGAAACAGCCAAGAGAAGAGGCTTTACAAAAGAGAGCTGAAAGGAGCAAGATGGTTACTAAAGATGTCCCTCCAACCACACCAGGTATTAAAGAGTTGCACAACTCAACAAATTGTTctaattatttcagtttcattCTGTAAAAGCACGAAGGAAATAACTGAGTTGTCCAGCTTCTAGTCTTCACATGGTTAACTTAAGTGATGAACCTATGACTTGTGCACAATACAACTGAAATGTCATTgcagtttttttcctatttgCTTGTCACTGCAAACACTGCTGGTACCAGTCCCTAATTTGGGGCAAAATCAATTATTACAAGTTCTTGTCACAGGTTTGAATTTCAGTTTTACTTTGTGTATCAGTTACTCAAATCCCAGAAGGAAGAAAGAAGCAGCGTAAGAAAAGGACAGCTGGCCGTAATTGTACAGCATGCAAGAAGCCAATGAAGGGGCATCACAATGTTGTTGATTGCCCAAAAAATAAGAATaagagaaagacaaagaaatagCTCACTTGTTTGCAAATAATCAGCAGTTTTTACGCTTTGTGTGCAGGGTAACTGTGAATACCCACTTTGACTGAAATCATAACTTATTGGCATTGTAAGCATTACTTTGATTTTAAGTTTGTTTTGACATTTGCATCAGAATTCAGCAAAAATATAAGTCAGTCACATGTCTGATTCACCAGTTGCTTTGGGTTCAAATTTTGTACACATGTTAACCTCCCCACCACCTTAAATCTTGAGTACCCCTCCTGAGAAAGATTATAAAAAGAAAGATTATAAAAAGACTGTCACAGGTTGTACATGTTACATAACAAAACATTGAaggcaaggtttttttttcataaatttattgGGCATGACTGGCTTATCTCACTGGAAATAATGTGTAagttaaatcaaaattaataaacaGCACTGCTTACAATGTAGGATTTACAAAATTACTGAGATACAAAAAAGAGATTGACATCAGTGATAAAATTGTATAAATAATGGTAGTTGTGGAATGGTCATCTGCTGAATAGAGTGCATTGTACACCTGATAACTGATCCTTATAATTTCTACATAATAAAGAATTGAAAAGTCTGTTAACTTGTTGTCTTGCTGTCTGTGCTTGTATGACAGTTTGTAAGAGTGTAACATATTCATTGTAGAATAAGTAAAATGGCACAGCTAGTTTTCCTCATCAAGGACAAAGCCTGTGAATTCATCCTCCTCACTAACAGTGAACGCTTTTCTAATTGCAGTATAAGCACAGGCTGGCAAGGGGGCCCTTTTCTTTCCCAGAAGCCCATACACCAGCCTTGAAAACTCTCTATAAGCAACACTTCGTAAGAAACTGCAAGAGATCAAAGAGAGAGGTTGACTTTAGCAGGATGTTATTAATCAGCATCTGTGGTGGGTATCCTGTGTAACTTGAAAATTCAGGTGCGATGTGTTTTGGTAAGCTCTAACAGGAATACAGTAGTAAATATTGCTCACCTCTCCTCGCTCCCCGTCTGCCGATACCTTTTCTTGCCTTTGGTTTTGAACTTGTCCGCAGCTAATCTCAGACTCCACTTCTGAAGACAAACCGGTTGAAATCCAGGGTGTTCAGTGATACAGGTCAGGGTAACATCGGGGGCGAGATCTTGCCGCACAAGATCACTCTTCATCGATTCTTTGCAGCCTTCCAGTTCACAACAGCAATAAGATTCACTAATGTTTTGTAGCAAAGCGACGTTGCAATTTCCACACTTGCACCTAACGTTCAGCAAAGTTATGTTAGCGGAAACGTAATCTAAGAGCGCGCCAACACATGCAATGCCTAACTAAAGCGCACACGACAATGTACATAAGGCAAAAACCCGCGAATCTCACCATTCCTTCAGTTCTACATTGCCCTGTAACCGGTCCTTTAGGCCTCGCTCGAGCTCTTCGTTCGCCTTCATTTCTTCTTGATAATTTTTTATCCATTCGGCATCAGCCAATGGCTCGTCAGTATAAGCAACATCGTCATCGCTTGAATCGCTCGAGGTTTCTGGTGATCGTGGTGAGACGCGGGATGAATGCCCTTCGTCTTCAAGCTCGTATCCATCGCTAAAATTCATTTCCGTGTCGTCTGAGTCGAAGCTCGTCTCCAAGTCCGATGATTCGGAAGGCATTGTAATTTTCACGTGAATTTCAGAGGCTATGTAGATCAGACACTGAATTTCCGTGCGAGCAAGGCTTTTGTAGATCGACGACTGGCTGAGAATTGCTTGAGCGTCTTCTCGAAGTGACGTCATAACTCTACTCTGCCCAAGTCCCCATTTACGCGGTCGTGGTTCATTAGGAACTCGACTTCAAAGGGGCATAAAAAATTGAGGATTTGACCAAATCGAACAATTTTTTCGAAGAAATACTCACCAAAGCATGAAGATTTTttacagcgaaaaaaaaatttaggggttaggtgcactttaactattacacaacgataactcactgtattaactcattttacttgtagaacatttttttccgacgtgcaagcaagcaagcaagcgagcaagcaagcaagcaagcaagcaagcaagcaagcgccagttgtttctcaaatcaaatctcctttttgcagtcacttgcaatggcgcgcgcgctagcgtgataactgcgcgtgctgttcaattccattaacgtttgacatttgtgacatcaaaaacacaattctccagccaacgcaaagcacagacaagacaaataaaacacattcaaagtccacagaacactgcaatggagtgtccgtggcaatggcagacacacacacacaacaaagaagagtgtcacaacctaatcttttgcatgtcacgtaaccaagcttgtcttcctttcaagagggacacagacagaattatacgctcacatagaacccatttgcaacaaacgttaacgacacaaaaccttcaaattgcaaattgttcctgccggcaggccacgcacaaacggcctgcctgcttaactaacatgatcggtgggaggagaacacttcaaacatatatcgctactataaagcatcactacttactatttgaagactctatcgtttctttatctcgtagagaaaatacaatgaccacggattagttacattcttcctcctcgtgtacgcaacaaaatcaagccagtcagcttcctcctctctgcaacataaacaacatggaacatcaaacaccactgactcagcacagcacagcacagcacagcacagcacagcacagcacagcacagcacagctcaactgcaacagcaccagccgcggtgcatccaaatcacacaaaacaaacaggttagctagctagcgagaaagaggcggggactagcgcgaacgcaggtccccactaccagaaattatacgctcgagttacccacatttggggtaatcgcaagggtcaacccgatcgaagtgcaatgaaagggcctcaccttgagaggactgcctccttgatcacagtgcctcccgcgtcaggtaagtatgaacttttctgacgcagcctgccaccgcattacggagcttgcgcgctgatcccttgtggtgcttccttgtccgtcctccgtcacttgctcaactcacagccggccgtgtctgtctgtgtgtctgtggaaacaacaacaagccacaaggttagggaagataacggtcaagctcttttcaattgattgtttcttccccagagggaagtgggccgcgctcggaggtagtgctataccgaggcaacccgtggctgggacgaggcaagcctcttttccacagcccggttccaaaaatcagtttaatatatgagctgctcaatgagcagcNNNNNNNNNNNNNNNNNNNNNNNNNNNNNNNNNNNNNNNNNNNNNNNNNNNNNNNNNNNNNNNNNNNNNNNNNaatggcccacgccagccagagtgctgcacggctcctgcacagaagatatggtggtgctattgcagacccgactgccttgcccagaatgccagcctgcaagtgcaacaacacaacagcaagccttcccttctgacggcagtggtcactgctccctgtgttgctcgacagccaccaaccaaacaactagacaagtaaccctctctttcaattccccttataagagagcaaattttcgcgatgatttccttgtctacgaccataccacagggaaaacaccggttctcgtccgatcaccgaagttaagctctgtcgggcggggttagtacttggatgggtgaccgcctgggaataccccgtgtcgtaggcttccttgttttgtcccctgccatcacccgacatttaactattacacaacgataactcactgtattaactcattttacttgtagaacatttttttccgacgtgcaagcaagcaagcaagcgagcaagcaagcaagcaagcaagcaagcaagcaagcgccagttgtttctcaaatcaaatctcctttttgcagtcacttgcaatggcgcgcgcgctagcgtgataactgcgcgtgctgttcaattccattaacgtttgacatttgtgacatcaaaaacacaattctccagccaacgcaaagcacagacaagacaaataaaacacattcaaagtccacagaacactgcaatggagtgtccgtggcaatggcagacacacacacacaacaaagaagagtgtcacaacctaatcttttgcatgtcacgtaaccaagcttgtcttcctttcaagagggacacagacagaattatacgctcacatagaacccatttgcaacaaacgttaacgacacaaaaccttcaaattgcaaattgttcctgccggcaggccacgcacaaacggcctgcctgcttaactaacatgatcggtgggaggagaacacttcaaacatatatcgctactataaagcatcactacttactatttgaagactctatcgtttctttatctcgtagagaaaatacaatgaccacggattagttacattcttcctcctcgtgtacgcaacaaaatcaagccagtcagcttcctcctctctgcaacataaacaacatggaacatcaaacaccactgactcagcacagcacagcacagcacagcacagcacagcacagcacagcacagcacagctcaactgcaacagcaccagccgcggtgcatccaaatcacacaaaacaaacaggttagctagctagcgagaaagaggcggggactagcgcgaacgcaggtccccactaccagaaattatacgctcgagttacccacatttggggtaatcgcaagggtcaacccgatcgaagtgcaatgaaagggcctcaccttgagaggactgcctccttgatcacagtgcctcccgcgtcaggtaagtatgaacttttctgacgcagcctgccaccgcattacggagcttgcgcgctgatcccttgtggtgcttccttgtccgtcctccgtcacttgct
It encodes the following:
- the LOC136901836 gene encoding uncharacterized protein produces the protein MPHRCVVGGCSNIRSLEKGIGLHTIPFYGDERPEAKKRRKRWIDFVRLKRAQWEPTKSSVICSKHFKPDDFVRNYTLLKDQEAPSIPYLERDSFGITAFPTVHTGVNVAEDEQPLSNRGKRMAIKAAMAKYKESSKTSTVETDEPDPKVLKLTASVDLEDHSTEDIHVPQADISSAEEECSIECSSCSVYKQENWQLQNRLSTSKEEIRQLKNKLKTSRDNLKSRRKEQRNWRRKEKKLQLFEAQSLHITDSTEDVEADKPNIEVDEEDEDLDGLDEVEVEDQAESGSLYTSQTETETETETEDENGEKPKGLSVKDKNIRSEPKHIVFLSQLLLLFKFCHICKADNPTVETREIGTEAVVKTSCNNPECMKQSTWYSQPLIPGSRIPAGNFLLCLCILLTGGSATKVLQMFKHMGLGCLSLGTFFKYQRTKLFPTIHLYWQNYQNKMLSRLKDLSGGVTIAGDGRHDSMGHSAKFGAYTIFCCTIPMIIHFALVQRNQAGSSTAMEFMAFKQCMNYLIGYGLLITTFISDRHVSIASHMKKVLTGIIHYFDIWHLKKKIRKVLSKISKEKGCEVLGEWIKPCEKHLHWSATSTFSGNGRVIWAKFKSFLSHVVNKHTGLEDPLFNKCAHGVIEPRKWLKVGTVVYDKLSAALTNNALVKGIKQASPLAQTSCLEGFHSVLNHFAPKMIAYSYIGMYCRHILAAVHFNFNLQREVKHRSKDGVERVRVSYPKFKNGEATVRDVRITPNFDYVEEIFQTFMKASKDNLKDAATKLQEETPAPMNTMLEKQPREEALQKRAERSKMVTKDVPPTTPVTQIPEGRKKQRKKRTAGRNCTACKKPMKGHHNVVDCPKNKNKRKTKK
- the LOC136901837 gene encoding uncharacterized protein, whose protein sequence is MTSLREDAQAILSQSSIYKSLARTEIQCLIYIASEIHVKITMPSESSDLETSFDSDDTEMNFSDGYELEDEGHSSRVSPRSPETSSDSSDDDVAYTDEPLADAEWIKNYQEEMKANEELERGLKDRLQGNVELKEWCKCGNCNVALLQNISESYCCCELEGCKESMKSDLVRQDLAPDVTLTCITEHPGFQPVCLQKWSLRLAADKFKTKGKKRYRQTGSEESFLRSVAYREFSRLVYGLLGKKRAPLPACAYTAIRKAFTVSEEDEFTGFVLDEEN